The proteins below are encoded in one region of Dama dama isolate Ldn47 chromosome 21, ASM3311817v1, whole genome shotgun sequence:
- the LOC133042873 gene encoding guanine nucleotide-binding protein G(I)/G(S)/G(T) subunit beta-1-like: protein FLDDNQIVTSSGDTTCALWDIETGQQTTTFTGHTGDVMSLSLAPDTRLFVSGACDASAKLWDVREGMCRQTFTGHESDINAICFFPNGNAFATGADDATCRLFDLRADQELVTYSHDNIICGITSVSFSKSGRLLLAGYDDFNCNVWDALKADRAGVLAGHDNRVSCLGVTDDGMAVATGSWDSFLKIWN from the coding sequence tttctggaTGACAATCAGATCGTTACCAGCTCTGGAGACACCACCTGTGCCCTGTGGGACATCGAGACTGGCCAGCAGACGACCACGTTCACTGGACACACCGGGGACGTCATGAGCCTTTCGCTCGCTCCGGACACCAGACTGTTTGTCTCTGGTGCTTGTGACGCTTCAGCCAAACTCTGGGACGTGCGAGAAGGGATGTGCCGGCAAACTTTTACCGGCCACGAGTCTGACATCAACGCCATCTGTTTCTTCCCAAATGGCAACGCATTTGCCACCGGCGCAGACGACGCCACCTGCCGGCTGTTTGACCTCCGTGCGGACCAGGAGCTCGTGACTTACTCCCATGACAACATCATCTGCGGGATCACCTCCGTCTCCTTCTCCAAGAGCGGACGCCTCCTTCTCGCAGGGTACGACGACTTCAACTGCAACGTCTGGGACGCCCTCAAGGCCGACAGGGCAGGGGTCTTGGCCGGGCATGACAACCGCGTGAGCTGCCTGGGGGTAACTGATGACGGGATGGCCGTGGCGACGGGGTCCTGGGACAGCTTCCTCAAAATCTGGAACTAA